In Acaryochloris marina S15, a single genomic region encodes these proteins:
- a CDS encoding carbon dioxide-concentrating mechanism protein CcmK, protein MPIAVGMIETKGFPAVVEAADAMVKAARVTLVGYEKIGSGRVTVIVRGDVSEVQASVAAGTESVRRVNGGEVLSTHIIARPHENLEYVLPMSYTEEVEQFRT, encoded by the coding sequence ATGCCAATTGCGGTTGGGATGATTGAGACGAAAGGTTTTCCTGCTGTGGTAGAAGCTGCGGATGCGATGGTGAAAGCAGCTCGTGTAACGCTGGTGGGCTATGAGAAGATTGGTAGCGGCCGCGTCACAGTGATTGTAAGAGGAGATGTTTCTGAGGTTCAAGCTTCGGTCGCCGCCGGAACAGAATCTGTCAGAAGAGTCAATGGGGGAGAAGTTCTTTCAACTCATATCATTGCTCGTCCTCATGAGAACCTCGAGTACGTACTACCGATGAGTTACACGGAAGAAGTAGAACAATTCCGAACGTAA
- a CDS encoding carbon dioxide-concentrating mechanism protein CcmK — protein MSIAVGMVETLGFPAVVEAADAMVKAARVTLVGYEKIGSGRVTVIVRGDVSEVQASVAAGTESVKRVNGGQVLSTHIIARPHENLEYVLPMRYTEEVEQFRESVNGPRALPIRKS, from the coding sequence ATGTCGATAGCAGTTGGGATGGTGGAAACCCTCGGATTCCCAGCAGTGGTCGAAGCTGCTGATGCCATGGTCAAAGCAGCTCGTGTCACCTTAGTCGGTTATGAGAAGATCGGTAGTGGCCGGGTCACGGTTATTGTTCGGGGCGACGTTTCAGAAGTTCAGGCTTCGGTTGCTGCCGGTACTGAGTCGGTCAAGCGTGTGAATGGTGGACAGGTTTTGTCTACTCATATCATTGCTCGCCCTCACGAAAATCTCGAGTATGTGTTGCCCATGCGCTATACCGAGGAAGTTGAGCAATTCCGTGAAAGTGTAAACGGACCGCGTGCGCTCCCTATTCGTAAATCCTAG
- a CDS encoding EutN/CcmL family microcompartment protein, with protein MRIAKVLGTVVSTQKAHSLQGTKFLLVQRVDHEGQLLPEYDVAADCVGAGVDEWVLITQGSAARQMPEYERRPLDALVIAIIDTVSVSGGRIYNK; from the coding sequence GTGAGAATCGCAAAAGTTCTAGGTACCGTAGTTAGTACCCAAAAAGCTCACAGCCTCCAGGGCACCAAGTTCTTGTTGGTACAGCGAGTTGATCATGAAGGTCAATTGCTTCCTGAATATGATGTAGCTGCCGATTGTGTAGGAGCAGGGGTTGATGAGTGGGTACTTATTACTCAAGGCAGTGCAGCTAGGCAAATGCCTGAATATGAACGGCGGCCATTAGATGCCTTAGTCATTGCCATTATTGATACCGTCTCGGTCTCAGGGGGACGTATCTACAATAAGTAA
- a CDS encoding ribulose bisphosphate carboxylase small subunit yields the protein MVIHSQSTSAPMQTGNLPDPRVHSSAYVHSFATVMGDVRVGANALIAPGSNIQADQGFPFHIGDNVNIQDGAVIHAIEPGQVRGKDGQNYAVWIGDNSCVTHMALVHGPAFIGDNCFIGFRSTIFNAKVGDNCVIMMHALIQGVEIPPGKYVPSGAVITKQEQANLLPDVLASDRKFTQQIIHVNEALKDDVSGASPHTSIRPARTNIGPSQSHRFTTDTKPMNHTTLDAAIVSQVRSLLAQGYRIGSEHADKRRFQTSSWQSCPSITSTNESQVLAGIESCMSEHQGEYVRLIGIDTQAKQRVLETIIQRPDGPVKSASISSVTKTIKNYTTSHISSSGSIDAEIIAHVRSLLGQGYRIGTEHADKRRFQTSSWHSCSPIASQQESQVVAALEACIVEHQGEYVRLLGIDTQAKQRVFETIIQRPSDQPTAAPKASRPASSSSSSYASTSYASSSPSSRASTGLGADAIAQVRSLLAQGYRVGSEYADKRRFQTSSWQSCTPINSKQESQVIAALESCVAEHPGNYVRLIGIDPKAKRRVLEVIIQRPDDNSKASTPAPKARSVSSSSSYSNKVESNSSSYRPAPSIGMDGTVVNQIRSLLAQGYRIGTEYADKRRFQTSSWQSCTPIASQQESQVIAGVEACMAEHPNDYIRLIGIDKRAKKRMSETIIQRPGGSTATQSSVKTSSSRSYQAPAAQSSRGRGFSPQNSGGLDADTVAQVRSLLAQGYRISTEYADKRRFQTSSWQSCPPIKTQQESQVIAALETCMADHQKEYVRLIGIDTDAKRRVLESVIQKPVAAR from the coding sequence ATGGTAATCCATAGCCAATCGACATCAGCACCCATGCAGACAGGGAATTTACCCGATCCGCGGGTGCATTCTTCCGCCTATGTTCACTCATTTGCAACAGTAATGGGTGATGTTCGTGTGGGGGCAAATGCGCTGATTGCGCCTGGCAGCAATATCCAGGCCGATCAAGGATTTCCCTTCCACATTGGCGACAACGTTAATATCCAGGATGGAGCAGTCATTCATGCCATCGAGCCAGGGCAAGTCCGCGGTAAGGATGGTCAGAATTATGCAGTTTGGATTGGTGATAACAGTTGCGTCACCCATATGGCCCTGGTGCATGGCCCTGCATTTATCGGTGACAACTGTTTTATCGGTTTTCGCTCGACGATCTTTAACGCCAAGGTGGGTGATAACTGCGTAATCATGATGCACGCTTTGATTCAGGGGGTAGAGATTCCACCTGGCAAGTATGTGCCTTCTGGTGCCGTAATCACGAAACAGGAGCAGGCCAACCTCCTACCTGATGTATTGGCAAGCGATCGCAAATTTACCCAGCAAATTATTCACGTTAACGAAGCCCTAAAAGATGATGTCTCCGGGGCTAGCCCACACACCTCTATTCGACCCGCCCGAACCAATATCGGCCCTTCTCAATCACACCGTTTTACTACTGATACCAAGCCAATGAACCATACCACCCTAGATGCTGCAATTGTGAGTCAAGTTCGGTCACTCCTGGCACAAGGATATCGAATTGGCAGTGAGCATGCCGACAAACGCCGATTCCAAACTAGCTCTTGGCAGAGTTGCCCATCCATTACTAGTACCAATGAATCACAAGTTTTGGCAGGGATAGAATCTTGCATGTCGGAACATCAAGGGGAATATGTTCGGTTAATTGGTATTGATACCCAAGCCAAACAGCGAGTGTTGGAAACTATTATTCAACGTCCGGATGGTCCAGTGAAGTCGGCGTCTATCAGTTCTGTAACTAAGACCATCAAAAATTACACTACCAGCCATATCAGCAGCAGCGGCAGCATTGATGCGGAAATCATTGCTCATGTGCGCTCCCTCCTCGGTCAAGGCTATCGAATTGGGACCGAACATGCCGACAAACGCCGATTCCAAACCAGCTCCTGGCACAGCTGCTCTCCTATTGCTTCGCAACAAGAGTCGCAGGTGGTGGCAGCCTTGGAGGCCTGCATCGTTGAACATCAAGGTGAATATGTTCGCTTGCTGGGCATTGATACCCAGGCTAAACAAAGGGTGTTCGAAACAATTATTCAACGCCCAAGTGACCAGCCTACTGCAGCCCCTAAAGCATCCCGACCCGCTTCATCTTCAAGCAGCAGTTACGCCAGTACAAGTTATGCCAGCAGCAGCCCTAGCAGTAGGGCCAGCACTGGTTTAGGTGCAGATGCCATTGCTCAAGTCCGCTCTCTCCTTGCTCAAGGCTATCGCGTCGGTTCTGAGTATGCGGATAAGCGACGATTCCAAACTAGCTCTTGGCAAAGCTGCACACCCATCAATTCCAAGCAAGAATCTCAAGTTATTGCCGCCTTGGAAAGCTGTGTTGCAGAACATCCTGGCAACTATGTCCGCTTAATCGGGATTGACCCGAAAGCCAAACGTCGGGTCCTAGAAGTCATCATTCAGCGCCCAGACGACAATAGTAAGGCTAGTACACCTGCCCCTAAAGCGAGATCAGTCAGCTCCAGCTCTAGCTACTCCAACAAGGTGGAAAGTAATAGTTCGAGCTACCGTCCCGCCCCTTCGATTGGCATGGATGGAACGGTAGTGAATCAGATTCGCTCTCTCTTAGCCCAAGGCTATCGAATTGGCACTGAATATGCAGACAAGCGTCGGTTCCAAACAAGTTCTTGGCAGAGCTGTACCCCTATTGCTTCCCAGCAAGAATCTCAGGTCATTGCTGGAGTGGAAGCCTGTATGGCTGAACATCCCAATGATTATATTCGTCTGATTGGCATCGACAAGCGAGCTAAAAAGCGAATGTCTGAAACAATTATTCAACGTCCTGGCGGATCTACTGCGACTCAATCATCAGTGAAGACGTCAAGTTCTCGCTCTTATCAAGCCCCTGCGGCCCAAAGCTCTCGAGGACGTGGATTTAGCCCCCAAAATAGTGGTGGTTTAGATGCTGATACCGTAGCGCAAGTGCGATCGCTCTTGGCCCAAGGCTATCGAATTAGTACAGAATATGCGGACAAGCGCCGGTTCCAAACCAGTTCTTGGCAAAGCTGTCCTCCTATTAAAACCCAGCAAGAATCTCAGGTGATTGCCGCGTTAGAAACCTGTATGGCGGATCATCAAAAAGAATATGTCCGTTTAATCGGTATTGATACCGATGCCAAGCGACGCGTCTTAGAATCCGTTATCCAGAAGCCTGTGGCAGCTCGCTAG
- a CDS encoding BMC domain-containing protein translates to MIPASKLKRKRRPDSALGLLSTPSFPAIVGTADAMLKAAEVTLVGYEKIGSGLCTVIVRGNIADVRLAVEEGSRLAEKLGQTVSKLVLARPMPNLEAVFPIGSHLVEIAQQQRGYSRLSNQSIGLLETKGFPAMVGAADAMLKSANVQLSAYETIGAGLCTAMVRGSVANVAVAIEAGMFEAERIGELNSVMVIPRVMDDLEAMLPVASCWVEKPLPLIFSNKVKEKEKELVPLGDLEQLSRTIEQEPDA, encoded by the coding sequence ATGATTCCTGCATCAAAGTTAAAACGGAAACGCAGACCCGATAGTGCCTTGGGTTTGTTGTCTACCCCAAGTTTTCCGGCGATTGTAGGGACAGCAGATGCAATGCTCAAGGCTGCGGAAGTAACCTTGGTGGGCTATGAAAAGATAGGTAGTGGTCTATGTACCGTGATTGTGCGAGGCAATATTGCTGATGTACGTCTGGCAGTGGAAGAAGGCAGCCGCTTAGCCGAAAAGCTAGGGCAAACCGTCTCTAAACTGGTGCTTGCCCGACCCATGCCAAACTTAGAAGCGGTGTTTCCCATTGGTAGCCATCTAGTGGAAATTGCTCAGCAGCAACGGGGCTATTCTCGCTTGAGCAACCAATCCATCGGTCTTCTGGAAACTAAAGGCTTTCCTGCCATGGTGGGGGCAGCTGATGCGATGCTCAAATCGGCCAATGTCCAACTCTCTGCCTATGAAACCATCGGAGCAGGATTATGTACTGCTATGGTCCGAGGGTCTGTTGCCAATGTTGCGGTTGCTATTGAGGCGGGCATGTTTGAAGCAGAGCGAATCGGTGAGCTAAATTCGGTGATGGTGATTCCTCGGGTGATGGATGATCTCGAAGCAATGTTACCGGTGGCGAGCTGCTGGGTCGAAAAACCCTTACCCCTAATCTTCTCTAATAAGGTTAAAGAGAAGGAAAAAGAGTTGGTGCCATTAGGGGATCTAGAACAACTCTCTCGCACCATTGAGCAAGAACCCGATGCTTGA
- a CDS encoding adenylosuccinate synthase: protein MANVVVIGAQWGDEGKGKITDLLSRSADVVVRYQGGVNAGHTVVVDDQTFKLHLIPSGILYPNTDCIIGSGTVIDPKVLIEELDMLDGLGISTSHLFISESAHVTMPYHRLIDQASEERRGDHKIGTTGRGIGPTYADKSERTGIRILDLMDPEGMKKQLRWTVNYKNVILEKLYNLPPLDPEEVIAEYQVYADRLRPFVADCSLKIYDAYQQHRNILFEGAQGTLLDLDHGTYPYVTSSNPVAGGACVGTGVGPTMIDRVIGVAKAYTTRVGEGPFPTELHDEMGVALCERGAEFGTTTGRRRRCGWFDAVIGRYAVRINGLDCLAVTKLDILDEVDEIKVCVAYEIDGHESKDFPTNARQFSRCKPVYKTLPGWKQSTIHCRTLEDLPPKALDYLKFLAGIVEVPIAIVSLGAERDETIIVEDPIHGPKRALLYSNGETQAMSA from the coding sequence TTGGCTAACGTAGTTGTAATTGGTGCTCAGTGGGGCGATGAAGGAAAGGGTAAGATAACCGATCTGCTAAGTCGTTCAGCAGATGTGGTCGTACGGTATCAAGGCGGAGTAAACGCTGGCCATACCGTCGTCGTCGATGACCAGACCTTTAAGTTACATTTGATTCCTTCCGGCATTCTCTACCCCAACACCGATTGCATCATCGGCTCTGGAACTGTGATCGATCCAAAAGTTCTGATCGAAGAGCTAGATATGTTGGATGGGTTGGGAATTAGTACCAGCCATTTGTTTATTTCCGAATCAGCCCATGTCACCATGCCCTATCATCGGTTGATTGATCAGGCCTCGGAAGAGCGCCGTGGTGACCATAAAATCGGCACCACTGGCAGAGGCATTGGCCCCACCTACGCCGATAAATCTGAGCGAACCGGCATCCGCATCCTGGATCTGATGGATCCAGAAGGCATGAAAAAACAGTTGCGGTGGACCGTTAACTATAAGAATGTCATTTTGGAGAAACTCTACAATCTACCTCCCCTAGATCCAGAAGAGGTGATTGCCGAGTATCAAGTCTATGCGGATCGTCTGCGCCCCTTCGTTGCCGACTGTTCCTTAAAAATCTACGATGCCTATCAACAGCACCGAAATATCTTATTTGAAGGTGCCCAGGGAACGTTACTCGATTTGGACCATGGAACCTATCCCTACGTTACCTCTTCCAACCCAGTAGCTGGCGGTGCCTGTGTGGGTACGGGCGTGGGTCCAACGATGATCGACCGGGTCATCGGCGTGGCCAAAGCCTACACCACTCGGGTGGGTGAAGGTCCATTCCCGACAGAGCTACACGATGAGATGGGTGTGGCCCTCTGTGAGCGAGGCGCTGAATTTGGAACGACTACTGGACGTCGGCGACGCTGCGGTTGGTTTGATGCCGTGATTGGTCGCTATGCCGTCCGTATTAATGGTCTTGACTGTCTAGCGGTAACCAAGCTCGATATTCTAGACGAAGTGGATGAGATTAAAGTTTGTGTGGCCTATGAAATTGACGGCCACGAATCGAAAGACTTTCCGACGAATGCTCGACAGTTCTCTCGATGCAAACCCGTTTATAAAACACTGCCTGGCTGGAAACAATCCACGATTCATTGCCGGACCTTAGAAGATTTACCCCCCAAGGCATTGGACTACCTTAAGTTCCTAGCTGGGATCGTAGAAGTTCCCATTGCCATAGTGTCTCTAGGGGCTGAGCGGGACGAAACCATTATCGTGGAAGATCCCATTCATGGGCCGAAGCGAGCCTTACTTTATTCCAATGGAGAAACCCAAGCAATGTCTGCTTAG
- a CDS encoding trans-aconitate 2-methyltransferase, with protein MGDWYKADLAYIHDIGYGDFADQAAVEILVCFQAHQIELGLVVDLGCGSGIWADHLVQAGYQVLGIDISEAMIELARNRVPTAEFRMESLFTASLPTCQAVTALGEGLNYLFDAEHNSSRLGSIFQRIFDALESGGLFLFDLVEPGQVEQGQVSQGFREGDDWMVLVEKQEDLEKMILTRRIITFRQEGRLYRRDEEIHRQQLYNAEEIAEQLSQIGFQVQISNAYGEYELAIARKAITARKP; from the coding sequence ATGGGAGATTGGTATAAAGCTGACCTGGCCTATATCCACGATATTGGATATGGCGATTTTGCTGACCAAGCGGCTGTCGAAATCTTGGTCTGCTTTCAAGCACATCAGATTGAATTGGGTTTAGTAGTCGATTTAGGCTGCGGTAGCGGCATCTGGGCAGATCACTTAGTCCAGGCGGGGTATCAAGTCTTGGGCATTGATATTTCGGAAGCCATGATTGAGCTGGCCCGCAATCGCGTTCCTACTGCAGAATTTCGGATGGAGTCCTTATTTACAGCCAGTCTTCCCACCTGTCAGGCGGTGACGGCCCTAGGGGAAGGTCTAAATTATTTATTCGACGCAGAACACAATTCATCTCGGTTAGGTTCTATATTCCAGCGAATCTTTGATGCCCTTGAGTCTGGAGGACTGTTTCTGTTTGATCTGGTGGAGCCAGGTCAGGTTGAACAAGGGCAAGTCAGTCAGGGATTTAGAGAAGGGGACGATTGGATGGTTTTGGTTGAGAAACAAGAGGATTTGGAAAAGATGATCCTGACGAGACGGATCATCACCTTTCGGCAAGAGGGTCGTCTGTATCGGCGGGATGAAGAAATTCACCGACAGCAGCTCTATAATGCCGAAGAGATTGCTGAACAGTTGAGTCAGATAGGATTTCAAGTTCAAATCTCTAATGCTTATGGTGAATACGAACTTGCGATCGCACGTAAAGCCATCACAGCTCGAAAACCTTAG
- a CDS encoding tetratricopeptide repeat protein produces MEQPTLVPKKRLLIIFGKTSRQLNLVQGYGIGSSAKLLLWGIASPLLLSALLPQSLHAQEGLQDYGHWAGLCQSLTQQAQNNEALKKKQYDKKLKNEKYAEALKACDQAIALNSNDPQAWTDRSTIVFAQAKHSEAVAAFNQVLKLEPDKPQILAKRCISLFQLKNYEPALKDCELALQVADQRLQSLPDQAWYYRGAALFELKRFDEALAAYDWATHINEHDGRAWAGHCQVLASQKQYSRAFQSCDRALQEDWPDNSAAIGWSQLAQLHRQLGEYNQALENYDKALAFAPENPKLWSQQGILLDQLGEHQQAQASHEFAVTLAPKSSAALIQQCANANQLRQFETALASCEKAFQEGDGDWGEAGLDFAWSQRGTALIGLGRFKEALTSIDRALAIMPQDAHAWSARALSLWRLGRFDEALDAAEQGVEYDPQSSLAWFNQGRILATLGKLEEAVAAYDRALKGDVNAGKQPTLVEIWINQSAAYWRLEDYGQALAAADQAVALDAKSDRAWYNKALALMGLRSYSRAVAAYNKALAFNEKNADYWTGKGIALKALGNFPEALASLEQALSLNPNHSLALLNQERVKKQIQPSK; encoded by the coding sequence ATGGAACAACCCACTCTTGTCCCTAAAAAAAGATTATTGATCATCTTTGGAAAAACTAGCCGTCAGTTGAATCTGGTACAGGGATATGGCATCGGGTCTAGTGCAAAATTACTGCTATGGGGAATAGCATCGCCCCTCCTACTGAGTGCCTTGCTACCCCAAAGCCTTCATGCCCAAGAAGGATTACAAGATTATGGTCATTGGGCAGGATTATGTCAGAGCCTGACCCAGCAAGCCCAAAATAACGAAGCTCTGAAGAAAAAGCAATATGATAAAAAGCTCAAAAATGAAAAATATGCAGAAGCTCTCAAAGCGTGTGATCAAGCGATTGCTTTAAATTCCAACGATCCGCAAGCCTGGACCGATCGCAGCACGATTGTTTTTGCCCAAGCCAAGCATTCTGAAGCTGTAGCGGCCTTCAATCAGGTTCTAAAGCTTGAACCCGACAAACCTCAGATTTTAGCGAAGCGATGCATTAGCCTTTTTCAACTCAAAAATTATGAACCTGCTCTCAAAGATTGTGAATTAGCCTTGCAAGTGGCAGATCAACGGCTGCAATCGTTACCTGATCAGGCTTGGTATTACCGAGGAGCAGCATTATTTGAGTTGAAGCGATTTGACGAAGCCTTAGCTGCCTATGATTGGGCTACACATATCAATGAACATGATGGACGAGCATGGGCTGGCCACTGTCAGGTGTTGGCATCACAGAAGCAATATTCACGAGCGTTTCAATCCTGCGATCGCGCCCTCCAAGAAGACTGGCCAGACAACTCTGCTGCCATAGGTTGGTCCCAACTTGCCCAACTCCATCGACAATTAGGAGAGTATAATCAGGCCCTTGAAAACTATGACAAGGCTCTCGCTTTTGCCCCTGAGAATCCCAAGCTGTGGTCTCAACAGGGGATTTTGCTGGATCAATTGGGAGAACATCAACAGGCACAAGCTTCCCATGAATTTGCCGTTACCCTGGCCCCTAAATCTTCTGCGGCCCTAATTCAGCAATGTGCCAATGCCAATCAACTTCGCCAGTTTGAGACGGCCCTAGCCAGCTGCGAAAAAGCCTTCCAAGAAGGGGACGGAGATTGGGGAGAGGCAGGGCTGGACTTTGCCTGGAGCCAGCGGGGCACAGCACTGATTGGTCTTGGCAGGTTCAAGGAAGCCCTCACCTCCATCGATCGTGCGTTAGCCATCATGCCTCAAGATGCCCATGCTTGGAGTGCTCGGGCTTTATCACTGTGGCGTTTAGGGCGATTTGATGAGGCATTGGATGCTGCGGAACAGGGCGTGGAGTATGATCCTCAATCTTCCCTAGCCTGGTTCAACCAAGGCCGGATTCTCGCAACTCTTGGCAAGTTAGAAGAAGCCGTTGCGGCTTACGATCGAGCTTTAAAGGGAGATGTCAATGCCGGTAAGCAACCGACACTAGTAGAAATATGGATTAATCAAAGTGCAGCCTATTGGCGACTAGAAGACTATGGACAGGCCCTAGCTGCTGCGGATCAAGCTGTGGCTCTGGATGCCAAATCTGATCGCGCTTGGTATAACAAAGCCCTCGCTCTGATGGGCTTGCGGTCCTATAGTCGGGCGGTGGCTGCCTATAACAAAGCCCTCGCCTTTAATGAAAAAAATGCCGATTATTGGACAGGGAAAGGGATAGCCCTAAAGGCGCTGGGGAATTTTCCTGAAGCCTTAGCTAGCCTAGAACAAGCCCTTAGTCTCAATCCCAATCATTCCCTAGCTTTGCTGAATCAAGAGCGGGTCAAGAAGCAAATTCAGCCTTCCAAGTAG
- a CDS encoding pentapeptide repeat-containing protein, whose amino-acid sequence MLTIFVQSVQAAKSDHVDQLKETRECADCQLDKAKLGGADLRNANLKGANLKEANLRGAKLDGADLLRADLKQADLREAILSSAQLTLSNLEESQLGAAILFRANLSQARLILSNLENAQLRDANLSQAKLMEANLARANLAQAQLNQADLTTATLSQARLQNASLVGAKLVNANLEGASLKGANLIGADLTGANLVNTDLRDAKIDDTTVLDPKWRDAWAIVNPQPIKKPTSTETSEALTTGASAAPVKGKNLSGVHWVGINLEGAELEEADLSQAYLFIVNLQDSNLRATNFSNARLRYTNFRRANLTNSNLQGADLRYANLEGADLNLAKLHKSKINIKTVLADKWRQVWELVNQGGRELELKTADLVQADLSQVDFFRAQLPEANLTQSILDGANMTEANLFRADLTGASLKAVTLKNANLAEANLENANVEGTTLTDAYLCGATMPDGTTHSCP is encoded by the coding sequence GTGCTCACCATTTTCGTGCAGTCAGTACAGGCTGCCAAAAGCGATCATGTTGATCAGCTAAAAGAAACACGTGAATGTGCCGACTGTCAGCTGGATAAGGCCAAATTAGGTGGAGCTGATCTTCGGAATGCCAACCTAAAAGGGGCCAATCTTAAAGAAGCAAATCTGCGGGGAGCCAAGCTAGATGGAGCAGATCTACTTCGAGCGGATCTCAAACAAGCCGATTTGCGGGAGGCGATCCTTTCTAGTGCCCAACTCACCCTCAGCAATCTAGAGGAAAGCCAATTGGGCGCAGCCATCTTATTCCGGGCTAACTTATCTCAAGCACGGCTGATACTCAGCAATCTGGAAAACGCTCAACTCCGTGATGCCAACTTGAGCCAAGCGAAATTAATGGAAGCCAATTTAGCTAGGGCTAACTTAGCTCAGGCACAGTTGAATCAGGCTGATCTGACCACTGCTACTTTATCTCAAGCTCGATTACAGAATGCATCGCTAGTAGGAGCAAAGCTGGTAAACGCCAATTTGGAAGGAGCATCTCTGAAGGGAGCCAATTTGATTGGAGCCGATTTGACTGGAGCCAATTTAGTAAATACTGATTTGAGAGACGCCAAAATTGATGACACCACAGTTTTAGATCCGAAATGGCGAGATGCTTGGGCGATTGTCAATCCGCAACCGATCAAGAAGCCAACTTCCACAGAAACATCTGAGGCACTCACTACGGGAGCATCTGCCGCACCGGTAAAAGGCAAAAATCTGAGTGGTGTGCATTGGGTGGGCATCAATTTAGAAGGGGCAGAGCTGGAAGAAGCGGATCTGTCCCAAGCTTATTTGTTTATTGTCAATTTGCAAGATAGTAACCTGCGAGCCACTAATTTTAGTAATGCCCGTCTCCGCTATACAAATTTTCGTCGAGCCAATTTAACCAATAGCAATTTACAAGGGGCCGATTTACGTTACGCCAATTTGGAAGGGGCCGATCTTAATCTGGCAAAGCTACACAAGAGCAAAATCAATATCAAAACTGTTCTGGCCGATAAATGGCGGCAGGTGTGGGAACTGGTCAACCAGGGAGGTAGAGAGCTAGAACTGAAAACGGCTGACTTAGTTCAAGCTGATCTCAGCCAAGTTGATTTTTTTCGAGCCCAATTGCCCGAGGCTAATTTAACCCAAAGCATTTTGGATGGGGCCAATATGACCGAAGCTAACCTGTTTCGGGCCGATCTAACGGGAGCCAGCCTCAAAGCCGTGACCCTCAAAAATGCCAACCTAGCAGAAGCCAATCTAGAAAATGCCAACGTTGAGGGTACCACCCTTACCGATGCCTACTTGTGTGGAGCCACGATGCCTGATGGAACAACCCACTCTTGTCCCTAA
- the mgsA gene encoding methylglyoxal synthase has protein sequence MAATIALIAHDRKKDQIVEFAKQYQPVLCRYHIIATGTTGQRIQDATDLDVERMLSGPMGGDAQIATQVAEGKVTAVIFLIDPLYAQPHEPDIQTLQRICAVYDVPVAINVGTATAILEQLRRTRVAHLVFNPVSGQGNADHDLTLIEELLSPAMELVVHLTTPDTHPSELVEDAISAQADLILASGGDGTISAVAGALIGSNIPLGVIPRGTANAFAAALSISQGFTPIRTACNIIVQGKTWVVDVAKCNDQPMILLAGIGLEAEVIERADREAKNRWGAFAYIMEGIKQFNQQELFETEIEVEGVIKTFKAGAVTIANAAPPTSVMAQGAGVVDASDGLLDITIGAPQTDLEAVGAMVNLVGAALLRQPTNREDIINLQTRRVKVKTQPPQKVVVDGEMIGTTPIEVECIPRGLIVFAPESADLHQETSEPEA, from the coding sequence ATGGCAGCTACGATCGCATTGATCGCACACGATCGGAAAAAAGATCAAATCGTTGAATTTGCTAAGCAATACCAACCTGTCCTTTGTCGGTATCACATCATTGCCACAGGTACGACTGGGCAACGGATTCAGGATGCTACAGACCTTGATGTAGAGCGAATGCTGTCAGGCCCTATGGGAGGTGATGCCCAAATTGCAACCCAGGTGGCTGAGGGCAAAGTTACCGCCGTTATTTTTCTCATCGATCCGCTCTATGCCCAACCCCATGAACCCGATATTCAGACCCTTCAACGGATTTGTGCCGTTTATGATGTACCCGTTGCCATCAATGTAGGGACAGCAACGGCCATCCTAGAGCAACTGCGCCGTACCCGAGTCGCTCACCTTGTTTTCAATCCAGTGTCTGGGCAAGGCAATGCCGATCACGATCTAACTTTGATAGAAGAACTTCTCAGTCCAGCCATGGAACTCGTGGTGCATTTAACCACTCCAGATACCCATCCCAGCGAACTCGTGGAAGATGCGATTTCAGCTCAAGCCGATTTGATTTTGGCTTCCGGTGGTGATGGCACTATCTCTGCTGTGGCAGGGGCATTAATTGGATCCAATATTCCTCTGGGAGTGATTCCTCGGGGAACAGCCAACGCTTTTGCGGCGGCCCTCAGCATTTCCCAGGGATTTACACCTATTCGAACGGCCTGCAACATTATTGTCCAAGGGAAGACTTGGGTGGTCGATGTGGCGAAGTGTAACGATCAGCCGATGATTTTACTAGCAGGGATTGGATTAGAGGCAGAAGTAATTGAGCGAGCAGACCGAGAGGCCAAAAATCGTTGGGGGGCTTTCGCCTACATTATGGAAGGGATTAAGCAGTTCAATCAGCAGGAGCTTTTTGAAACGGAGATTGAGGTGGAGGGCGTGATCAAAACCTTTAAGGCCGGTGCCGTCACGATCGCCAATGCTGCACCCCCTACTTCAGTGATGGCCCAAGGGGCAGGGGTCGTCGATGCTAGTGATGGACTGCTGGATATTACGATTGGCGCTCCCCAAACAGACTTGGAAGCGGTCGGAGCAATGGTGAATTTAGTGGGTGCCGCCCTTCTGCGCCAACCCACCAATCGAGAAGACATTATCAATCTCCAAACTCGGCGGGTGAAAGTAAAAACCCAACCACCCCAAAAAGTTGTGGTGGATGGGGAGATGATCGGGACAACCCCCATCGAAGTGGAATGCATTCCCCGAGGGTTGATTGTATTTGCCCCGGAGTCAGCAGATCTTCATCAGGAAACTTCGGAACCAGAAGCATAA